One stretch of Roseimicrobium sp. ORNL1 DNA includes these proteins:
- the rsgA gene encoding ribosome small subunit-dependent GTPase A — translation MTLADLGWNDTFEKEFAPFYKNGWVPARLIRDNKITYGALMEDGAKGFDDVEVVMSGKVYHDAESDAALPAVGDWVALDVGGEGEDTVIRARLSRQTCLSRKAPGNSAEEQVIVANVSTVVVVTDAGPDFNLRRMERYFAVIARSGAKPVVLVNKSDLYSKQENEEAAEAIRELSSEVDVHVTNVKKFRPLRDYFKKGQTIALIGSSGVGKSALVNAIFGDEYQWTGEVNELTGKGRHTTTARELMVLRKGGILVDNPGIKEIQMWTDETTLRDRFVDVDDLAAQCKFLDCKHGKDTGCAIRAAVEAGTLDAGRYEAYMKLDSEIAKLRAQRKKRQMTIERRAKRDHKIKARNPVDRRELEHDLKPRA, via the coding sequence ATGACCCTCGCTGACCTTGGCTGGAACGACACCTTTGAGAAGGAGTTTGCCCCATTCTATAAGAATGGGTGGGTGCCCGCGCGCCTGATTCGCGACAACAAGATCACCTACGGCGCTCTCATGGAGGACGGAGCGAAGGGCTTCGACGACGTGGAAGTGGTCATGAGTGGCAAGGTGTATCACGACGCCGAGTCCGATGCCGCTCTACCAGCGGTGGGCGACTGGGTCGCGCTAGATGTCGGCGGTGAGGGAGAAGACACCGTGATCCGTGCGCGGCTTTCCCGGCAGACCTGTCTCTCTCGCAAGGCACCTGGAAACAGCGCCGAGGAGCAGGTCATCGTGGCCAATGTGTCCACCGTGGTGGTGGTCACGGATGCGGGGCCTGATTTCAACCTGCGCCGCATGGAGCGCTACTTCGCCGTGATCGCCCGCAGCGGGGCGAAGCCGGTGGTGCTGGTAAACAAGTCGGACCTTTACTCGAAGCAGGAGAACGAAGAGGCGGCTGAGGCGATTCGCGAACTTTCCTCCGAGGTGGATGTGCACGTCACCAACGTGAAGAAGTTCCGCCCGCTGAGAGACTACTTCAAGAAAGGGCAGACCATCGCTCTCATTGGATCCAGCGGTGTGGGCAAGTCTGCCCTGGTGAATGCCATCTTCGGCGATGAGTACCAGTGGACCGGTGAAGTGAATGAACTCACCGGCAAGGGCCGGCACACCACGACTGCACGTGAGCTCATGGTGCTGCGCAAGGGTGGCATCCTGGTGGACAATCCGGGCATCAAGGAAATCCAGATGTGGACGGATGAGACCACTCTGCGTGATCGCTTCGTGGACGTGGATGACCTCGCTGCCCAGTGCAAATTCCTCGACTGCAAGCATGGCAAGGACACTGGCTGCGCCATCCGCGCCGCAGTGGAGGCCGGCACGCTGGATGCCGGCCGTTATGAAGCTTACATGAAGCTCGACAGCGAGATCGCCAAGCTGCGGGCCCAGCGCAAGAAGCGCCAGATGACCATCGAGCGCCGTGCCAAGCGCGACCACAAGATCAAAGCGCGCAATCCGGTGGACCGCCGCGAACTGGAGCATGACCTGAAGCCGCGGGCCTGA
- a CDS encoding glycosyltransferase family 2 protein, which translates to MPITVLIPALKPSGQLLSVVAALSADDRVNRIILVNDGSPSECDAIFESVVQDAKVILLTHSANLGKGAALRTGMNHFLCTDTSNSVLVTADADGQHLPVDILRVGARAMETPDELVLGSRGFSGDVPLRSRFGNTLTRTVYCGLMGPSLTDTQTGLRAIPRSLMASLLHVRINGYDFEMQMLVMAARDRMTITQVPIATVYIENNRDSHFNPLLDSIRIYYVFVRHLSVQLLSLLGDFLVFLCVIIGGGSLGLAMVLGRAAVFAGHVVAGRILGVHSKAAWRQQMGRRALLMACLGMVAYLAIGFLVNPDDWARLLPGVDALMLVKLAVTKLFVELGLLAATVAFQRNNSSSSEPAASLPIAGEPKVTSEAASLGAGAP; encoded by the coding sequence ATGCCCATCACCGTTCTTATCCCGGCGCTCAAGCCCTCGGGACAGCTGCTTTCAGTCGTCGCCGCCCTCTCTGCGGATGATCGGGTGAATCGCATCATTCTGGTGAACGATGGGAGCCCGAGCGAGTGCGACGCGATTTTTGAGTCCGTCGTGCAAGATGCGAAAGTCATCCTGCTGACCCACTCGGCCAATCTGGGCAAGGGTGCGGCACTGCGCACGGGGATGAATCACTTCCTCTGCACGGACACGTCCAACAGCGTCCTGGTCACGGCCGACGCCGATGGACAGCACTTGCCGGTGGACATTCTCAGGGTTGGAGCGCGCGCCATGGAGACGCCGGATGAATTGGTGCTGGGTTCCCGTGGGTTTTCTGGGGACGTGCCGCTGCGCAGCCGGTTCGGAAACACCCTCACCCGCACGGTGTACTGCGGCCTGATGGGCCCCTCGTTGACGGACACGCAGACTGGTCTGCGTGCCATCCCACGCTCGCTGATGGCCTCGCTGCTGCACGTGCGAATCAATGGCTATGATTTCGAAATGCAGATGCTGGTGATGGCGGCTCGCGACCGCATGACCATCACGCAGGTGCCGATTGCCACGGTCTACATCGAGAACAACCGCGACTCGCACTTCAATCCCCTGTTGGATTCCATCCGCATCTATTACGTCTTTGTGCGGCACCTGTCGGTGCAGTTGCTTTCGCTGCTGGGAGATTTCCTGGTGTTCCTGTGTGTGATCATCGGTGGAGGCAGCTTGGGGCTCGCGATGGTGCTGGGACGTGCGGCGGTGTTTGCTGGACATGTGGTCGCCGGGCGGATTCTCGGCGTGCACTCCAAGGCAGCATGGCGTCAGCAAATGGGGCGACGGGCGCTTCTCATGGCCTGCCTCGGCATGGTGGCTTACCTGGCTATTGGGTTCCTGGTGAATCCGGACGATTGGGCCCGCCTTTTGCCCGGGGTCGATGCCCTGATGTTGGTGAAGCTCGCGGTCACCAAGTTGTTTGTGGAGCTGGGACTCCTCGCCGCCACAGTGGCCTTTCAGAGGAACAACTCATCGTCCAGCGAACCGGCAGCTTCCCTGCCGATCGCTGGTGAGCCCAAGGTCACCAGCGAGGCGGCTTCCCTCGGCGCCGGAGCTCCTTGA
- a CDS encoding M15 family metallopeptidase, whose amino-acid sequence MTSLPRRLPLVIVHLVLLSALPLTHRVTADDSQPAPPPSPSSFKPGHEFVEVSSVIPGIVISLPYATEQNFFKKRFYASNTCLLRRSVVDRLAAVQKELGGQGLGLKIWDGYRPRSVQYEFWKTLPDPNYVADPAKGSRHNRGAAVDLTLIDLKTGTELPMPTGYDDFSPKAAADFKLVSPEALKNRALLQQVMVKHGFEIFPSEWWHFDAKGWEEFPLENFSPDDYVKARKMSQKSQPKTQEYEERDSPKS is encoded by the coding sequence ATGACTTCCCTCCCAAGGCGGCTCCCATTGGTCATTGTGCACTTGGTTCTGCTGTCAGCGCTACCGCTGACACACCGCGTCACGGCGGATGACTCCCAGCCCGCGCCACCTCCCTCCCCTTCGTCCTTCAAACCGGGCCACGAGTTCGTGGAGGTCAGTTCTGTCATTCCGGGCATCGTGATTTCACTGCCGTACGCCACCGAACAGAATTTTTTCAAAAAGAGATTTTATGCATCGAACACCTGTCTGCTGCGTCGCTCGGTGGTGGATCGACTCGCTGCCGTGCAAAAGGAACTGGGAGGTCAGGGACTTGGGCTCAAGATTTGGGACGGCTACCGCCCCCGCTCGGTGCAGTATGAATTCTGGAAGACGCTTCCCGATCCCAATTATGTGGCAGATCCTGCCAAGGGTTCACGGCACAACCGGGGCGCCGCGGTGGATCTCACGCTCATCGATCTGAAGACGGGAACGGAGCTTCCCATGCCGACCGGCTACGATGATTTCTCTCCGAAGGCTGCGGCAGATTTCAAGCTCGTGTCCCCCGAAGCTCTGAAGAACCGCGCCCTGCTCCAGCAGGTGATGGTGAAGCACGGATTTGAGATTTTCCCCAGCGAGTGGTGGCACTTCGATGCCAAAGGCTGGGAAGAATTCCCGCTCGAAAATTTTTCTCCAGATGACTATGTGAAAGCTCGAAAAATGTCACAAAAGTCGCAGCCAAAAACACAAGAGTACGAAGAGCGCGATTCGCCTAAAAGCTAA
- a CDS encoding carbon starvation CstA family protein: MSKFLRILLWFGISALGAGSVAYSALHQGETINALWLVVAGLCTFAVAYRFYSKWLVTKVLVLDAQRATPAYTKKDGKDYVPTNKWVVFGHHFAAIAGPGPLVGPVLAAQFGYLPGMLWLLIGATLGGGVHDAIVMFASIRRGGKSLGQMLKEEINPVVGIVAMISVLGIMTILLAVLGLVVVKALAESSWSLFTIAMTIPLALIMGMAHTMFKASVRSVTIFGIVGLLVSVWAGSKLPEWGIAHYFDHPGEWHAWSIMIYGFAASVLPVWLLLAPRDYLSTFMKIGTVAVLAIAIIFVAPQLHMPKLTKFVDGTGLVFAGTVFPFVFITIACGAISGFHALISSGTTPKLLDREDNIRSIAYGAMITEMLVALMALIAACALMPGEYFAINAGMNKTLPPDKVVETITAAGFPVTVDGMNTLAKEIGEKTMFGRAGGAPTFAVGMAHMFARAFGDGLMAFWYHFAIMFEALFILTTIDAGTRVGRFILQDFMGGIWKPLGNTRSWPANVFASGLLVAAWGYFLYMGVVDPLGGINTLWPIFGIANQLLAVIGLCLGTTVLIKMGKARFMAVTVLPLLFLMSATFSAGYIKIFDKDPKMGFIAGAKDAAANIAKGGTETQMKVWAAQEFNFQVNVFVTGFFLLAVAVIFFGCLFEWVRLLSGKKKVVLKEDPYVALPDLERV; encoded by the coding sequence ATGTCGAAATTTCTCCGCATTCTCCTCTGGTTTGGCATCTCTGCGCTTGGCGCGGGATCGGTGGCGTACTCTGCCCTGCATCAGGGTGAGACCATCAATGCCCTCTGGCTGGTGGTCGCGGGTCTGTGCACCTTCGCCGTGGCGTACCGCTTCTACTCGAAGTGGCTGGTGACCAAGGTACTGGTCCTGGATGCGCAGCGCGCCACGCCTGCCTATACCAAGAAGGACGGCAAGGACTATGTGCCCACGAACAAGTGGGTCGTCTTCGGTCACCATTTCGCTGCCATCGCCGGTCCCGGACCGCTCGTGGGTCCAGTGCTCGCCGCCCAGTTCGGCTACCTCCCCGGCATGCTCTGGCTTCTCATCGGTGCCACCTTGGGCGGCGGGGTGCATGACGCGATTGTGATGTTTGCCTCCATCCGCCGCGGCGGGAAGTCACTCGGCCAGATGTTGAAGGAGGAAATCAATCCCGTGGTGGGCATCGTGGCCATGATCTCCGTGCTCGGCATCATGACCATCCTGCTGGCTGTGCTGGGCCTGGTGGTGGTGAAGGCGCTGGCAGAGAGCTCCTGGAGCCTCTTCACGATAGCCATGACCATCCCGCTCGCGCTGATCATGGGCATGGCGCACACCATGTTCAAAGCAAGCGTGCGGAGCGTCACCATCTTCGGCATCGTCGGACTGCTCGTCAGCGTGTGGGCCGGCAGCAAACTGCCCGAATGGGGCATCGCCCACTATTTCGACCATCCTGGTGAATGGCACGCCTGGTCCATCATGATTTACGGCTTCGCCGCGTCGGTGCTTCCGGTGTGGCTATTGCTCGCTCCGCGAGATTACCTGAGCACCTTCATGAAAATCGGCACGGTGGCCGTGCTCGCCATCGCTATCATCTTCGTGGCGCCCCAGTTGCACATGCCGAAGCTGACCAAGTTCGTTGACGGAACCGGCCTCGTGTTCGCAGGCACTGTCTTCCCCTTCGTCTTCATTACCATTGCGTGTGGCGCTATCTCAGGATTCCACGCGCTGATTTCCTCTGGTACCACACCCAAGCTGCTGGACCGTGAAGACAACATCCGCAGCATCGCCTACGGCGCGATGATTACCGAGATGCTCGTGGCTCTCATGGCTCTGATCGCCGCTTGCGCACTGATGCCCGGTGAGTATTTCGCCATCAACGCCGGCATGAACAAGACACTTCCTCCTGACAAGGTGGTGGAAACCATCACGGCAGCAGGCTTTCCCGTGACGGTGGACGGCATGAACACGCTCGCCAAGGAGATTGGCGAGAAGACCATGTTCGGCCGTGCAGGTGGCGCGCCAACCTTTGCCGTGGGCATGGCGCACATGTTCGCGCGCGCCTTCGGCGACGGGCTGATGGCCTTCTGGTACCACTTCGCCATCATGTTCGAGGCGCTCTTCATCCTGACGACCATCGATGCAGGCACACGAGTGGGGCGTTTCATTCTCCAGGACTTCATGGGCGGCATCTGGAAACCGCTGGGCAACACACGAAGCTGGCCGGCGAACGTCTTCGCCTCCGGGCTGCTCGTGGCCGCGTGGGGCTATTTCTTGTATATGGGCGTGGTGGATCCACTCGGCGGTATCAATACCCTCTGGCCCATCTTCGGCATCGCCAATCAGCTCCTTGCCGTAATCGGCCTTTGCCTTGGTACCACGGTGCTCATCAAGATGGGCAAGGCGCGCTTCATGGCCGTGACCGTGCTGCCGCTTCTGTTCCTCATGTCCGCGACCTTCTCCGCAGGCTATATCAAGATCTTCGACAAGGATCCCAAGATGGGCTTCATCGCGGGGGCGAAGGACGCAGCGGCAAATATTGCCAAGGGAGGCACCGAGACGCAGATGAAAGTGTGGGCTGCGCAAGAGTTCAATTTCCAGGTGAACGTCTTCGTCACCGGCTTCTTCCTTCTGGCCGTCGCCGTCATCTTCTTCGGCTGCCTCTTCGAGTGGGTGCGCCTGCTGAGCGGCAAGAAGAAGGTGGTGCTGAAGGAAGATCCTTATGTGGCGCTGCCGGACTTGGAGCGGGTGTAG
- a CDS encoding DUF6807 family protein: MKLKHLSYLLFLAFAATAPAADSALKETAGQHLDVVRDGKTIARYMTAHDKSTPEKAHETYKPYLHIFDAAGSGPITKGAGGDFTHHRGIYLGWNKITVDGKTYDRWHMKGGDQVHEKFLEEKADGDTLSITSLVKWDGEAGAPPILQDERTFSFPPATAPFYNVVDVTHKVKALVGDTILSGDPEHAGLHYRPAQEVDRTKTMYIYPVENANAHKDLDYPWFGESYSVGGKTYNVVYLNHPDNPKKARISAYRDYGRFGAFFDTAVKKDEVLTLKVRFLIGEGELPSADVIQKAWNEYTGKNEPTPKSTLKPAEGATKTPGGNKPKPQPKADAKAPKPEGKDTKPTAEKK, translated from the coding sequence ATGAAACTGAAGCACCTTTCCTATCTCCTCTTCCTCGCCTTCGCTGCGACCGCACCTGCGGCTGACTCTGCACTGAAGGAAACCGCTGGCCAGCATCTCGATGTGGTACGTGATGGCAAGACCATCGCCCGCTACATGACGGCGCACGACAAGTCCACGCCCGAGAAAGCACATGAAACCTACAAGCCCTACCTGCACATCTTCGACGCGGCGGGCAGTGGCCCCATCACCAAGGGCGCGGGTGGAGACTTCACCCATCATCGTGGCATCTATCTTGGCTGGAACAAAATCACCGTGGATGGCAAGACCTACGACCGCTGGCACATGAAGGGCGGCGACCAGGTGCATGAGAAGTTCCTCGAAGAGAAAGCCGATGGCGACACGCTTTCCATCACTTCCCTCGTGAAGTGGGACGGAGAAGCCGGTGCCCCGCCCATTCTCCAGGATGAGCGCACCTTCTCCTTTCCTCCCGCGACTGCACCCTTCTACAACGTGGTGGACGTGACCCACAAGGTGAAGGCCCTCGTGGGTGACACCATTCTCAGTGGTGACCCCGAGCATGCCGGCCTGCACTATCGTCCCGCGCAGGAAGTGGATCGCACGAAGACGATGTACATCTACCCGGTCGAAAACGCGAACGCGCACAAGGATCTCGATTACCCCTGGTTCGGCGAAAGCTATTCTGTGGGCGGCAAGACTTACAATGTGGTGTACCTCAATCACCCGGACAACCCGAAGAAGGCGCGTATCTCGGCCTATCGTGATTACGGTCGCTTCGGTGCGTTCTTCGACACTGCGGTGAAGAAGGATGAAGTGCTCACACTGAAGGTGCGTTTCCTGATTGGCGAAGGCGAACTGCCTTCCGCAGACGTGATTCAGAAAGCGTGGAACGAATACACCGGCAAGAACGAGCCCACACCGAAGAGCACCCTGAAGCCCGCCGAAGGAGCCACAAAGACACCTGGTGGCAACAAGCCGAAGCCGCAGCCGAAGGCGGATGCGAAGGCTCCGAAGCCCGAGGGCAAGGACACGAAACCTACAGCAGAGAAGAAGTAG
- a CDS encoding SGNH/GDSL hydrolase family protein → MRFFCAILPLLFLATSASAQVQNAKESDKRLPPGKGGWGVREAEVKDASLPRVLCIGDSILGGYLETLRKDLDGKANVDAWVTPVSQASGELPKAISEILATHKYDVIHFNLGLHGWQKGRIPEGKFEPLTQKMVDNLRAGAPQAKLIWASTTPVTVKGKPEELDPVINATILEHNRMAANVMKASKVPINDLYSLMSPKLSLASGDQFHWKTDARVMQGHAVAAAIEQHLPKK, encoded by the coding sequence ATGAGATTTTTCTGTGCCATCCTGCCGCTCCTCTTCCTCGCAACTTCAGCGTCTGCCCAGGTGCAAAACGCGAAGGAGTCGGACAAGCGCCTGCCTCCGGGCAAAGGTGGCTGGGGGGTACGCGAGGCAGAGGTGAAGGATGCCTCTCTGCCCCGCGTCCTGTGCATCGGTGACTCCATCCTTGGAGGCTATCTGGAGACCTTGCGCAAGGATCTGGACGGGAAGGCGAATGTGGATGCGTGGGTGACGCCTGTATCCCAGGCTTCGGGTGAACTACCCAAGGCCATCTCGGAAATCCTTGCGACGCACAAGTATGATGTGATTCACTTCAACCTTGGTCTGCACGGCTGGCAGAAGGGGCGCATCCCGGAGGGCAAGTTCGAGCCACTGACCCAGAAGATGGTGGACAACCTCCGTGCGGGCGCACCTCAGGCAAAGCTCATCTGGGCCAGCACCACACCCGTGACCGTGAAGGGCAAACCAGAGGAGTTGGATCCGGTGATCAATGCGACCATCCTCGAGCACAACCGCATGGCGGCAAATGTGATGAAGGCCAGCAAGGTGCCCATCAATGATCTGTATTCACTGATGTCTCCAAAGCTTTCCCTGGCTTCCGGGGACCAGTTCCATTGGAAGACAGATGCCCGCGTGATGCAGGGCCATGCGGTGGCTGCTGCGATTGAGCAGCACTTGCCCAAGAAATAA
- a CDS encoding SGNH/GDSL hydrolase family protein → MPGHNTSIPRRTFLVQLAAGCSAAGAMGQTLQSKDAPALPAVNALSPLKKKLGEGKSATLLIISDSTGYKDVSGTRRFIRWLATQFPSHRVTESYWAEWETKAPTGPRNYGVPIVIAEGTSKATFTILNAVLPGSVAQAMIDGSRWANVIAPLNKEAPDLILWNHGHNHQAALSPKDYPYGRGGFLAPLGRVGMEFPKTPQAAIIQNPWRDNDGYDRVRDWWLSTAEAMPALTLIDGHTPFIEQKKSADLYQDNVHPSERGYALIYQRLVAAWESTTPQAEVSTVCWSNQAAEPLVANGDLADWTGELPKNWRLINGASARKDTEHTFRNAPYALALTGTKQNDGLQISITGAALAKVKGKTVSFAVLCYVPSEAEQDIQVKFTTNSSDRVTGSAQFARDNWKWIVMAGCPVPADASLAFVGIFRSFAKPPTTDVPFYIQKVVIVEGDAPRGGM, encoded by the coding sequence ATGCCCGGTCACAACACTTCCATTCCCCGCCGCACCTTCCTTGTTCAACTGGCAGCCGGCTGCTCGGCAGCAGGGGCGATGGGACAGACTCTCCAGAGCAAGGATGCTCCGGCGCTCCCGGCGGTGAATGCGCTCTCACCGCTCAAGAAAAAGCTCGGGGAGGGGAAGTCAGCCACGCTGCTCATCATTTCCGACAGCACCGGCTACAAGGATGTCTCCGGCACGCGGCGTTTCATCCGCTGGCTGGCCACCCAGTTTCCGTCCCATCGTGTCACGGAATCCTATTGGGCGGAGTGGGAGACGAAGGCGCCGACGGGTCCGCGCAATTATGGTGTGCCCATCGTCATCGCGGAGGGCACGTCCAAAGCCACGTTCACCATTCTCAATGCCGTGCTGCCTGGCTCCGTAGCTCAAGCCATGATTGATGGCTCCCGGTGGGCGAATGTGATTGCGCCGCTGAACAAGGAGGCGCCGGATCTCATCCTCTGGAATCACGGTCACAATCATCAAGCGGCCTTATCACCCAAAGACTATCCGTACGGACGCGGCGGTTTCCTTGCACCACTGGGCCGCGTGGGCATGGAATTTCCCAAGACTCCGCAGGCCGCCATCATTCAAAACCCCTGGCGGGACAATGATGGCTATGACCGGGTGCGTGATTGGTGGCTTTCCACGGCAGAGGCCATGCCCGCCCTGACGCTCATTGATGGCCACACTCCCTTCATCGAGCAAAAGAAAAGCGCCGACCTGTACCAGGACAATGTGCATCCCAGCGAGCGTGGCTATGCCTTGATCTACCAACGGCTCGTCGCGGCGTGGGAATCCACCACGCCGCAAGCGGAGGTATCCACGGTCTGCTGGTCAAATCAAGCTGCGGAACCTCTGGTAGCCAATGGCGACCTTGCTGACTGGACAGGCGAGCTGCCCAAGAACTGGAGACTCATCAATGGTGCTTCCGCACGCAAAGATACGGAGCACACGTTCCGCAATGCGCCCTATGCGTTGGCGCTCACTGGCACCAAACAGAATGATGGTCTGCAAATCAGCATCACCGGCGCGGCCCTGGCCAAGGTGAAGGGAAAGACCGTCAGCTTTGCCGTTCTCTGTTACGTCCCAAGTGAGGCTGAGCAAGATATCCAGGTGAAGTTCACCACGAACTCCAGCGACCGCGTCACTGGCTCTGCCCAGTTTGCGCGTGACAATTGGAAATGGATCGTCATGGCGGGATGCCCCGTCCCAGCCGATGCCAGCCTGGCCTTTGTGGGCATCTTCCGCTCCTTCGCAAAACCACCCACCACCGACGTGCCATTCTACATCCAGAAGGTGGTCATCGTGGAAGGCGACGCTCCCAGAGGTGGGATGTAG